A single window of Sporosarcina sp. Marseille-Q4943 DNA harbors:
- the rpmA gene encoding 50S ribosomal protein L27 has translation MLRLDLQFFASKKGVGSTKNGRDSHSKRLGAKRADGQFVSGGSILYRQRGTKIHPGENVGRGGDDTLFAKVDGVVRFERFGRDKKKVSVYPVAQEA, from the coding sequence ATGTTACGTTTGGATCTCCAGTTTTTCGCATCGAAAAAAGGGGTAGGTTCTACAAAGAACGGTCGTGACTCTCATTCGAAACGTCTTGGCGCAAAGCGCGCTGACGGACAATTCGTTTCAGGCGGCTCTATCCTTTATCGCCAACGCGGAACAAAAATTCACCCAGGTGAAAACGTTGGCCGCGGCGGGGACGATACACTTTTCGCGAAAGTTGACGGCGTAGTTCGCTTCGAGCGTTTTGGCCGCGACAAGAAAAAAGTGAGCGTGTACCCTGTAGCTCAAGAAGCTTAA
- a CDS encoding Spo0B domain-containing protein — protein MESDNLTIGKALKFARHDFLNELQLMLLYMDLGKMPEARRTLLEATERMRHVSMLEKLRLPRTEIWLSTFEWRHTAFSKRLQSNIIAGTRTANDDAVADYLEKLICVVEEAVDPMDEYIVHIAVKATEDHWSIQLKIEGTLMGSPRLPQTDGGFEVSGILQDKQWTFTLSGQ, from the coding sequence ATGGAATCGGATAACCTGACGATTGGAAAAGCACTGAAGTTTGCGCGCCATGATTTTTTAAATGAATTGCAATTAATGCTATTATATATGGATCTCGGAAAAATGCCCGAAGCGAGAAGGACACTGTTGGAAGCGACGGAACGCATGCGTCATGTATCCATGCTGGAAAAACTGCGTTTGCCGAGGACGGAAATCTGGCTTAGCACTTTTGAATGGAGACATACAGCCTTTTCGAAGAGGTTGCAATCCAACATCATCGCAGGTACCCGGACCGCCAATGACGATGCAGTCGCCGATTACTTGGAAAAATTAATTTGTGTAGTCGAAGAAGCAGTCGATCCGATGGATGAATATATCGTTCATATAGCGGTTAAAGCTACTGAAGATCATTGGTCGATCCAATTGAAAATCGAAGGGACGCTCATGGGATCGCCAAGACTGCCACAAACAGATGGCGGGTTTGAAGTGAGTGGAATCTTGCAAGATAAGCAATGGACGTTCACATTAAGTGGGCAATAG
- the obgE gene encoding GTPase ObgE, which translates to MFVDHVKVYVKGGDGGDGMVAFRREKYVAYGGPAGGDGGKGGDVVFIVDEGLRTLMDFRYQRHFKATRGEHGGSKNRHGKGAENMVVKVPPGTIVKDVETGTIIADLVEHGQTAVIAKGGRGGRGNSRFATPQNPAPELSEKGEPGVEREITLELKVLADAGLVGFPSVGKSTLLSVVSAAKPKIADYHFTTLVPNLGMVELEGGRTFVLADLPGLIEGAHEGVGLGHQFLRHIERTRVIIHVVDMSGMEGRDPYEDFVTINEELEKYNLRLMERPQIIVANKMDMPEAEENLKLFKEKLDDEEALVFPISAITREGLDQLLFAVADLLETTPEFPMHEIEDEDENRSVLYKHESETADFKITRDDDGAFVLSGYTLERLFKMTDFNFDQSVRKFARQMRGMGIDDALRERGAKDGDTVRILDFEFEFLE; encoded by the coding sequence ATGTTTGTCGATCACGTTAAAGTATATGTAAAAGGTGGCGACGGCGGCGATGGAATGGTTGCGTTCCGCCGGGAGAAGTACGTAGCGTACGGAGGTCCTGCTGGAGGGGACGGAGGAAAAGGCGGAGATGTCGTTTTCATCGTCGATGAAGGTTTGAGGACGCTAATGGATTTCCGTTACCAACGCCATTTCAAAGCAACTCGCGGAGAGCATGGCGGCAGTAAAAATCGGCATGGTAAAGGCGCCGAAAACATGGTCGTCAAAGTTCCGCCGGGTACGATAGTCAAGGACGTCGAAACCGGAACGATCATCGCCGATCTAGTAGAGCATGGGCAGACAGCAGTCATCGCAAAAGGTGGGCGTGGAGGCCGCGGGAACTCGCGATTTGCGACACCACAAAACCCGGCTCCTGAGCTTTCTGAAAAAGGGGAACCAGGCGTCGAGCGGGAAATCACACTTGAATTGAAAGTGCTTGCAGATGCAGGTCTTGTCGGTTTCCCAAGTGTCGGAAAGTCGACTTTATTATCTGTCGTATCAGCTGCAAAGCCGAAAATCGCCGATTACCATTTCACGACACTCGTACCGAATCTCGGGATGGTGGAGCTGGAAGGCGGAAGAACATTCGTGCTCGCCGATTTGCCAGGGCTTATCGAAGGGGCGCATGAAGGCGTCGGCCTCGGCCATCAATTTTTGCGCCATATCGAGCGGACAAGAGTTATTATCCACGTAGTGGACATGTCCGGAATGGAAGGACGGGATCCTTACGAAGACTTCGTTACGATCAACGAAGAGCTGGAGAAATACAATCTTCGTTTGATGGAACGGCCACAAATCATCGTCGCAAATAAAATGGACATGCCGGAAGCTGAAGAGAATCTGAAATTGTTCAAAGAAAAGCTTGACGATGAAGAAGCGTTGGTCTTCCCGATTTCTGCAATCACGCGTGAAGGCTTGGATCAGCTGTTGTTTGCTGTCGCAGACTTGCTTGAAACGACGCCCGAGTTTCCGATGCATGAAATTGAAGATGAGGATGAAAATCGTTCGGTTCTTTATAAGCACGAATCTGAAACTGCGGACTTCAAGATTACCCGCGATGATGATGGAGCCTTTGTCCTGTCGGGGTATACTCTTGAACGTTTGTTCAAGATGACCGACTTCAACTTCGATCAATCCGTCCGTAAGTTTGCGCGCCAAATGCGCGGAATGGGTATCGACGATGCACTTCGTGAGCGAGGGGCGAAAGACGGAGATACGGTCAGAATCCTCGACTTTGAATTCGAATTCCTCGAATAA
- a CDS encoding ACT domain-containing protein → MKPLGEGQFYLVREDVLTESMLKMLEAKRLLASGEERTIQEATKRVGLSRSAYYKYKDTVFPFESIARERVLTIFIQLEDRKGSLASILRIISEAKCNVLTIHQTIPVQGRANITLSLDVTEMQIKMEEFMQKLKAPTFIDSVHLISSGAL, encoded by the coding sequence ATGAAGCCATTGGGGGAAGGGCAGTTTTATCTCGTAAGGGAAGATGTGCTTACGGAATCGATGTTAAAAATGCTGGAGGCTAAAAGGCTTCTAGCGAGCGGGGAAGAGAGGACAATCCAAGAAGCGACGAAGCGGGTGGGGTTGTCCCGAAGCGCTTATTACAAATATAAGGATACAGTCTTTCCATTCGAGTCGATCGCCCGTGAACGAGTGTTGACGATCTTCATTCAGCTGGAGGACCGGAAAGGCTCGCTTGCGTCGATTCTTCGGATCATATCGGAAGCTAAGTGTAATGTGTTAACGATACACCAGACGATTCCGGTGCAAGGTCGCGCGAATATTACATTGTCTCTCGATGTAACGGAGATGCAGATCAAAATGGAGGAATTCATGCAAAAATTGAAAGCACCGACTTTCATCGATTCCGTCCATTTGATCAGTTCTGGAGCATTGTAA
- the pheA gene encoding prephenate dehydratase — protein MSEQDYKPTVAYLGPEASFTHVAATHLFGTKGLVPQPTIPDCIEAVTEGHVAYAIVPLENALEGSVPMTIDYLFHGSELFINAEISIPIEQHMMVNKKWKDDLERLESVRSHPHALAQCHKYLQYHYRRTPLIQTTSTAAAAKYISENPELCIAAIGNRLAAEKYGLHIAEENIHDFHFNHTRFVVLSLRKGHLEVPGHSELPKTTLMVKLPEDDRSGVLHQILSVFAWRKLNLSKIESRPMKTGLGNYFFIIDILESEEHPMMRGALEELAALNCTVRSFGSYFTYEQKPSR, from the coding sequence ATGAGCGAACAGGATTACAAGCCGACGGTCGCCTATTTGGGGCCAGAAGCTTCATTTACTCATGTGGCGGCAACTCACCTTTTTGGTACAAAAGGCTTGGTACCGCAACCGACAATACCCGATTGTATAGAAGCTGTAACCGAAGGCCATGTCGCATATGCAATCGTACCGCTTGAAAATGCATTGGAAGGCTCCGTGCCGATGACGATCGATTATTTATTCCACGGAAGCGAACTGTTCATTAACGCGGAAATTTCAATACCGATTGAACAGCATATGATGGTGAACAAAAAGTGGAAGGATGACTTGGAGCGGCTCGAATCAGTTCGTTCCCATCCGCATGCACTTGCGCAATGCCATAAATATTTGCAATATCATTACCGACGTACGCCGTTGATCCAGACGACATCGACAGCAGCTGCCGCTAAGTACATTTCTGAAAATCCGGAACTGTGCATCGCTGCAATCGGTAATCGCTTAGCTGCAGAAAAATACGGCTTACATATCGCAGAAGAAAATATCCATGATTTTCATTTCAACCATACACGGTTTGTCGTTCTGTCTTTGAGGAAAGGGCATTTGGAAGTTCCGGGTCATTCAGAGTTGCCAAAAACGACACTGATGGTCAAGTTGCCTGAGGACGACCGTTCAGGAGTGCTCCATCAAATACTTTCAGTTTTTGCATGGCGAAAGCTGAATTTGAGCAAAATCGAATCCAGGCCGATGAAAACCGGGTTAGGAAATTATTTTTTTATCATCGATATATTGGAAAGCGAAGAGCATCCGATGATGAGAGGCGCGCTAGAGGAGCTTGCCGCGCTCAATTGCACGGTTCGCTCTTTCGGATCCTACTTTACGTACGAACAAAAACCTTCACGCTAA
- a CDS encoding LysM peptidoglycan-binding domain-containing protein, giving the protein MDVHIVVKGDTLWKIARQYGIPFEDLKRVNAHLANPDYVVPGMKIFLPKKKTAAQPSEKGKEKMPEKVKQQQAAPSMPPAMEKPSMPQQPIPMPRVEREFEMPKPPSVPMQPMPTAPVQQPPAAMTLPPEPMPSIPPAAPMPPMAMPQFFQPIMPVPCGWMPIYDADCAPMTFPSFTQQMPTPTMPAPPMPTQVMPTQELPTAPAQMGVRPPAIDMTDDLDDYDESPIYPGRGPGVAPPYPVRGWELTESPMMLDESPDDMDFTPPEQAYVPQMVSPEFQNPYGMMMQPQQPFAFGNPCMPIHHCGCGCPPHGFYGMAPTEMHPNYMMPMQVSPMQMYPMPMNPMPMNQMPMSQAQMNPMQMNPMQMQPFYPMDNYGCGC; this is encoded by the coding sequence GTGGATGTCCATATTGTTGTAAAAGGGGATACGTTGTGGAAAATTGCACGACAGTACGGTATCCCTTTTGAAGATTTGAAAAGGGTGAATGCCCATTTAGCAAACCCGGATTATGTCGTTCCGGGGATGAAGATTTTTCTGCCGAAGAAAAAAACTGCAGCTCAGCCGAGTGAGAAGGGCAAGGAAAAAATGCCGGAAAAAGTGAAGCAACAGCAAGCTGCGCCTTCTATGCCTCCTGCGATGGAAAAGCCGAGCATGCCGCAGCAACCGATTCCAATGCCACGGGTTGAAAGGGAATTTGAAATGCCGAAGCCACCATCTGTTCCGATGCAGCCAATGCCGACTGCGCCTGTTCAGCAGCCGCCTGCCGCGATGACGCTACCGCCTGAACCTATGCCATCCATACCGCCTGCAGCTCCGATGCCGCCAATGGCTATGCCGCAATTTTTCCAACCGATTATGCCAGTTCCGTGCGGATGGATGCCGATCTACGACGCGGATTGTGCACCGATGACATTCCCAAGTTTCACACAGCAAATGCCTACACCAACCATGCCGGCACCTCCAATGCCGACACAAGTCATGCCAACACAAGAATTGCCGACAGCCCCGGCTCAAATGGGAGTAAGGCCACCTGCAATCGATATGACCGATGATCTGGATGACTATGATGAATCGCCAATCTATCCTGGTAGAGGTCCTGGAGTTGCCCCGCCTTACCCGGTTAGAGGGTGGGAATTGACGGAGTCCCCGATGATGCTGGATGAATCTCCGGATGATATGGATTTTACCCCTCCAGAGCAGGCATATGTACCACAAATGGTATCGCCGGAGTTTCAAAATCCGTATGGGATGATGATGCAGCCTCAGCAACCATTCGCTTTCGGTAATCCTTGCATGCCGATTCATCATTGCGGTTGTGGTTGCCCTCCTCATGGTTTCTACGGGATGGCTCCTACCGAAATGCACCCGAATTATATGATGCCAATGCAAGTGAGCCCAATGCAAATGTATCCAATGCCGATGAATCCGATGCCAATGAACCAAATGCCGATGAGCCAAGCGCAGATGAATCCAATGCAAATGAATCCAATGCAAATGCAACCATTCTACCCTATGGATAATTACGGATGTGGTTGCTGA
- a CDS encoding aminoglycoside phosphotransferase family protein: MVADRRMVPEKNIRKVKQNVWKMVEGESSYSLKRYTTRSTAVKVNYVHRQLHTIRFPHIVPIIPTDDPLFIMQPWIEGTKPVNFRRRIDRTDSLMALKALHQTKEQIDWDASPYLHRYQLLDKWRERLDRFIDNRDACGKFIRKQAVDEIIMYGEEALPILKKNYRKLSGYTLLHGDVVHHNILRDGNGIIRFIDFDLACTGPPGTELALWMHRVLPNVCYNLEFLLAEQSSLNNLDDASKSMLLYPNELLREWLHLLNMPEAKQESLARKLIPFTEYALSSWPKLWYDIERNMK, encoded by the coding sequence GTGGTTGCTGACCGGCGTATGGTGCCGGAAAAGAATATCCGTAAAGTGAAACAGAATGTTTGGAAGATGGTGGAAGGAGAGTCCTCCTACTCTCTGAAACGGTATACGACGCGATCAACGGCGGTAAAAGTGAATTACGTACACAGACAGCTTCATACAATTCGCTTTCCGCATATCGTTCCTATCATCCCGACTGACGATCCGTTATTCATCATGCAACCATGGATTGAAGGGACAAAACCGGTCAACTTTAGAAGAAGGATTGATCGGACTGATTCCCTTATGGCCCTCAAAGCGTTGCATCAAACAAAGGAGCAGATTGACTGGGACGCCTCCCCTTATCTGCATCGATACCAGCTCCTGGATAAATGGCGGGAAAGACTGGACCGGTTTATCGACAATCGAGACGCATGTGGGAAATTCATAAGAAAACAAGCGGTTGACGAAATCATTATGTATGGGGAGGAGGCCCTTCCCATACTAAAGAAAAACTACCGCAAACTTTCGGGCTATACGTTGCTTCATGGGGATGTCGTGCATCACAATATTCTCCGGGATGGAAACGGAATTATCCGTTTCATCGATTTTGACCTTGCATGTACTGGACCTCCTGGAACGGAATTGGCGCTTTGGATGCACCGTGTCTTGCCGAATGTGTGTTACAATCTAGAATTTCTTCTGGCGGAGCAATCATCTTTGAACAATCTGGATGATGCCTCGAAATCGATGTTGCTTTATCCGAATGAGTTGTTAAGGGAATGGCTGCACCTTTTGAACATGCCGGAAGCAAAGCAGGAAAGTCTCGCAAGAAAGCTTATCCCTTTTACGGAATATGCTCTCTCTTCATGGCCGAAGCTATGGTATGATATAGAACGGAACATGAAGTAG
- a CDS encoding YebC/PmpR family DNA-binding transcriptional regulator — MAGHSKWKNIQNRKGAQDAKRGKIFQKMSRELYVAAKSGGGDPDMNPALRLAIEKSKSFNVPNDVIKRAIDKATGAGADENYEEVVYEGYGPGGVAVLVQCLTENRNRTGPNIRVAFNKNGGSLGESGSVGYLFNRKGRLFVERTEETDEEAIMLAALEAGAEDIESTEDGFEIITEPSGFMEVKEALEAEGIEFVSAEVEMIPTIYTELQGDHAEQFEKMIDALEDDDDVQNIYHNASE, encoded by the coding sequence ATGGCTGGCCATTCAAAGTGGAAAAATATCCAAAACCGTAAAGGCGCACAAGACGCGAAAAGAGGAAAAATATTTCAAAAGATGTCAAGGGAGCTATATGTAGCCGCGAAATCAGGCGGCGGAGATCCAGACATGAATCCTGCGCTCCGTCTTGCAATCGAGAAATCGAAAAGCTTCAATGTGCCTAATGATGTCATAAAACGAGCGATCGATAAAGCGACTGGCGCGGGTGCGGATGAAAACTATGAGGAAGTCGTCTATGAAGGATATGGACCTGGGGGTGTAGCGGTTCTTGTACAATGTTTGACAGAGAACCGAAACAGGACAGGGCCGAATATCCGTGTAGCTTTCAATAAAAACGGCGGTAGCTTAGGGGAAAGCGGTTCAGTCGGCTATCTATTCAACCGCAAAGGACGCTTGTTTGTCGAGCGTACGGAGGAAACCGACGAAGAAGCAATTATGCTTGCCGCGCTGGAAGCGGGTGCTGAGGATATCGAGTCGACAGAAGACGGCTTCGAAATCATTACTGAACCATCCGGTTTCATGGAAGTGAAAGAAGCACTGGAAGCTGAAGGAATTGAATTCGTTTCAGCGGAAGTGGAAATGATCCCGACGATCTATACGGAATTGCAAGGCGATCATGCCGAGCAGTTCGAAAAGATGATTGATGCATTGGAAGACGATGACGACGTACAAAACATATATCATAACGCAAGCGAAT